A window of the Butyricimonas virosa genome harbors these coding sequences:
- a CDS encoding HAD family hydrolase, producing MKNIIFDLGGVVVEWNAKRVIETFKGNPILVNFVRENRLFLNDWRDYDRGDVTRQELINKVAILSGCPPEDCNEFVEHVKHSLVSIPETEILIKELSARGFKLYCLSNMSVDFYDYLKTWEVFKYFDGQIISALEHMVKPDREIYDLILNRYHLKPEECLFIDDLEPNVKAAQAVGINTVHFTNRHKGYEEIRERLKEKIHHNGH from the coding sequence ATGAAGAATATTATTTTTGACCTGGGAGGAGTTGTTGTTGAATGGAATGCCAAACGAGTAATTGAAACCTTTAAAGGGAATCCTATTCTCGTGAATTTTGTCAGAGAGAACCGTCTTTTCCTGAACGATTGGCGGGACTACGACCGGGGAGACGTCACTCGCCAAGAACTGATCAACAAAGTTGCCATCTTATCCGGTTGTCCACCCGAAGACTGTAACGAATTCGTGGAACACGTGAAACATTCATTGGTCTCCATTCCCGAAACTGAAATTTTAATTAAAGAACTTTCCGCACGGGGATTCAAACTTTATTGCCTTTCCAATATGTCTGTCGATTTCTACGATTACCTGAAAACATGGGAAGTTTTCAAGTACTTTGACGGGCAAATCATATCCGCCTTGGAACACATGGTGAAACCCGACCGGGAAATTTACGACTTGATTCTGAATCGCTATCACTTAAAACCCGAAGAGTGCCTGTTTATCGATGATTTGGAACCCAACGTGAAGGCCGCACAAGCAGTAGGAATTAACACAGTACATTTCACAAACAGGCACAAGGGCTACGAAGAAATCCGGGAAAGACTAAAAGAGAAAATTCACCATAACGGGCATTGA
- a CDS encoding TonB-dependent receptor, with translation MKTIIRFVFTLLLFLPLCLSAQQTGVVKGRVFDSKNNEPIPFANVVIWKTTTGTAADENGYFRIENVPLGFNRLEVSSVGYTTKLSEEFMVNTASERTVNVGLEESQVNLEQVTVKANPFRKAVESPVSLQRIGIAEIEKNPGGNRDVSKVLQSMPGVLSSPAFRNDFIVRGGGPSENRFYLDDVELPNLNHFATQGTSGGVVSIVNIDFVKEVNFYSGAFPASRGNLMSSLLDFRQIAGNPDKIKVRGTLGATDFGLSLDGPLAPKTTFIMSARRSYLKFLFDMIGLPFLPVYNDFQFKTETKFNQKNELITLGIGAYDVNTLNKRMKDPDDDQRYMLNYLPESVQWSYTLGITYKHYGNRWNHLFVLSRSTLQNEIEKYTNNDKSQTKLVDYNSGETENKFRFEHNHLLRHDIKLNVGAGIEYATYKNKTTRELYTLGELNHVRYDKNFDFFKWSLFGQISKNFFLERLAVSVGVRVDGNSYTSGMNNPFKQASPRLSLSYSLSPEWFINANAGRYYQLPSYTTMGYADEQGDLVNKQNGLQYIGTNHYVAGLEYRPGNRTKITLEGFYKTYDHYPVSLLDSIVLANKGTDYVAVGDEPVKSLGEGRAYGVELMVRTQEFFGIVASLAYTYYYSEFKKMDYNLQPISEYIPSSWDNRHILSLTATRKLGLWDIGMKWRITNGAPFTPYDAETSSLIAAWDAKRQPYLDYSRFNSERASSFHQLDIRVDRSFYFKKWSLILYADIQNIYNHKTKSPDLLVPQENPDGSYKIDPELPDRYLMRYIKNDTGTLLPSVGIIIDF, from the coding sequence ATGAAAACTATTATACGATTTGTTTTTACCCTGTTATTATTTCTTCCTCTTTGCCTTTCCGCACAACAAACAGGTGTAGTGAAGGGACGGGTTTTTGACAGTAAAAACAATGAACCAATACCTTTTGCCAACGTGGTGATTTGGAAAACGACCACAGGCACGGCAGCCGACGAAAACGGATACTTCCGCATAGAAAACGTGCCTTTGGGTTTCAACCGCCTGGAAGTGAGTAGCGTCGGCTACACGACAAAATTATCGGAAGAATTCATGGTAAACACGGCCTCGGAACGCACGGTAAACGTCGGACTGGAAGAAAGCCAAGTTAACTTGGAACAAGTAACGGTCAAGGCCAATCCATTCCGCAAAGCGGTGGAAAGTCCTGTTTCTTTACAACGTATCGGGATCGCCGAAATAGAGAAGAACCCGGGCGGGAATCGAGATGTATCGAAAGTATTACAATCCATGCCGGGAGTCCTTTCCTCTCCTGCTTTCAGAAATGACTTTATTGTTCGTGGTGGAGGCCCCAGTGAAAACCGCTTTTACTTGGATGACGTGGAATTGCCCAACTTGAACCACTTCGCTACACAAGGGACATCGGGTGGTGTGGTTAGTATCGTGAACATCGATTTCGTGAAGGAAGTAAATTTCTACTCGGGAGCATTCCCTGCCTCCCGGGGAAACCTGATGAGTTCCCTGCTTGACTTCCGACAAATAGCGGGGAACCCGGACAAAATAAAAGTGCGTGGAACTTTAGGAGCAACGGATTTCGGGTTATCGCTGGACGGGCCTCTAGCACCTAAAACCACATTCATCATGTCTGCCCGCAGGAGTTACCTGAAATTCCTGTTCGACATGATCGGTCTCCCTTTTCTTCCCGTGTATAATGACTTCCAGTTCAAGACGGAAACAAAGTTCAATCAGAAAAACGAATTAATCACACTGGGCATCGGGGCATACGATGTTAATACTCTCAATAAAAGGATGAAAGATCCCGATGATGACCAAAGATATATGCTCAACTACCTGCCGGAGAGCGTGCAATGGAGTTACACGCTTGGAATTACCTACAAACATTACGGGAATCGTTGGAACCACCTTTTCGTACTCAGTCGCAGTACCCTACAAAACGAGATCGAGAAATACACCAACAACGACAAAAGCCAAACGAAACTGGTGGATTATAATTCCGGCGAAACGGAGAATAAATTCCGATTCGAACACAATCATTTGTTACGACATGACATCAAGTTGAATGTCGGGGCCGGGATCGAATACGCTACTTACAAAAACAAGACAACAAGAGAATTATATACCCTCGGAGAGTTGAATCATGTACGCTACGATAAGAATTTTGATTTTTTCAAATGGTCTCTCTTCGGGCAAATCAGTAAAAATTTCTTTCTAGAACGTCTCGCAGTTTCGGTAGGAGTCCGGGTTGACGGAAATAGTTACACGTCAGGAATGAACAATCCTTTCAAACAAGCATCACCCCGGTTGTCACTCTCCTACTCGCTCTCCCCCGAATGGTTTATTAATGCAAATGCCGGACGCTATTATCAACTTCCCTCGTATACCACAATGGGATATGCTGACGAACAAGGAGACTTGGTGAACAAGCAAAACGGGTTGCAATATATCGGAACAAACCACTACGTGGCCGGTTTGGAATATCGCCCCGGTAACCGGACAAAAATCACGCTGGAAGGATTCTACAAAACGTACGACCATTACCCAGTTTCCCTGCTGGATAGCATCGTGCTTGCCAACAAAGGTACCGATTACGTGGCGGTAGGTGACGAACCCGTGAAATCTCTCGGCGAGGGACGAGCGTACGGGGTAGAACTGATGGTTCGCACGCAAGAATTTTTCGGGATCGTGGCATCGCTCGCTTACACGTATTACTATTCCGAGTTCAAGAAAATGGATTATAACCTGCAACCGATCTCTGAATATATTCCCAGCAGTTGGGACAACCGCCATATTCTTTCCCTCACGGCAACCCGCAAGTTAGGCCTCTGGGACATAGGTATGAAATGGCGAATCACGAACGGGGCTCCCTTCACTCCTTATGACGCAGAAACCAGTTCACTAATAGCGGCCTGGGATGCCAAGCGGCAACCTTATCTTGATTACTCCCGTTTCAATAGCGAACGGGCCTCCTCGTTCCATCAGCTGGACATTCGGGTTGACCGGAGTTTTTATTTCAAAAAATGGTCATTAATCCTGTATGCCGATATACAGAATATCTATAACCACAAGACGAAAAGCCCCGATTTACTCGTACCGCAGGAGAACCCGGACGGAAGTTACAAAATCGACCCCGAACTCCCGGATCGCTACCTGATGAGATACATCAAAAACGACACGGGAACATTACTACCGTCCGTGGGTATTATTATTGATTTTTAA
- a CDS encoding MATE family efflux transporter yields MVNGKKDRTLTTGSIALGLLWFAVPMILGNLLQQFYNIADTLIVGQFLGAKALAAVGSAYTLMVFLTSVLLGLCMGSGAIFSLQYGAGDREALKRSTFVSLVLIGFVTLVLNVSVFVWIDPILRLLHVPENVYPLMRDYLWVIFWGIGFTFIYNYYASLLRAIGNSVVPLWFLGVAVVLNIVLDLLFILGCDWGVKGAAWATVVAQGVSGTGLCVYTVWKFPEFRIRREDMCMKWQTVKEIAVYSSLTCVQQSVMNFGILMVQGLINSFGVAVMAAFAAAVKIDSFAYMPVQDFGNAFSTFIAQNFGAGQMKRIRDGIRVAVISATLFCIFISLVVFGFARPLMLIFVPAHETEIISIGIQYLRIEGAFYCGIGCLFLLYGFYRGIRKPGMSVVLTVISLGTRVALAYTLSAIPAVGVAGIWWSIPIGWFLADVVGVWYYRKGIYIRIYGKVR; encoded by the coding sequence ATGGTAAACGGGAAAAAGGATCGGACCCTAACGACTGGAAGTATAGCTCTTGGATTGTTGTGGTTTGCTGTTCCCATGATATTGGGGAATTTGTTACAGCAATTCTATAATATTGCTGATACGCTGATTGTCGGTCAGTTTTTAGGAGCGAAGGCCTTGGCGGCTGTTGGTTCGGCCTACACGTTAATGGTTTTCTTGACTTCGGTACTTTTGGGGTTGTGCATGGGAAGCGGTGCTATTTTTTCATTGCAATACGGGGCAGGAGACAGGGAAGCGTTGAAACGTAGTACTTTTGTTTCTTTGGTGTTAATTGGTTTTGTTACTTTGGTTTTGAATGTCTCCGTTTTCGTTTGGATTGATCCTATTTTGAGATTATTGCACGTGCCGGAAAATGTTTACCCACTGATGCGTGATTATCTTTGGGTTATCTTTTGGGGAATCGGGTTCACTTTCATCTATAATTATTACGCTTCGTTGTTGCGGGCAATAGGCAATTCCGTTGTGCCGTTGTGGTTTTTAGGGGTAGCGGTCGTTTTGAATATTGTGCTCGATTTGCTTTTCATTTTGGGGTGTGATTGGGGAGTAAAAGGGGCTGCATGGGCTACTGTTGTTGCGCAGGGCGTTTCGGGAACGGGCCTTTGTGTTTACACGGTTTGGAAGTTCCCGGAGTTCAGGATCCGGCGGGAAGATATGTGTATGAAGTGGCAAACGGTGAAGGAAATTGCTGTCTATTCATCCTTGACTTGTGTCCAGCAGTCCGTGATGAATTTTGGTATATTGATGGTTCAGGGGCTAATCAATAGTTTTGGGGTTGCCGTGATGGCCGCATTTGCAGCTGCAGTCAAGATCGATTCTTTTGCTTATATGCCCGTGCAGGATTTCGGGAATGCTTTCTCGACGTTTATTGCCCAAAATTTTGGCGCCGGGCAAATGAAGCGAATTCGTGATGGAATCCGGGTGGCAGTTATTTCTGCAACTCTTTTTTGTATCTTTATTTCTCTTGTCGTGTTCGGGTTTGCCCGTCCCTTGATGTTAATTTTTGTGCCGGCACATGAAACGGAAATTATTTCTATCGGGATTCAATACCTGCGGATTGAAGGCGCTTTTTATTGCGGGATCGGTTGTTTATTCCTGTTGTACGGTTTTTATCGGGGAATTAGGAAGCCGGGAATGTCGGTCGTGCTGACGGTGATCTCTTTAGGAACCCGTGTCGCTTTGGCTTACACTCTATCTGCAATTCCGGCTGTCGGGGTTGCGGGAATTTGGTGGTCTATCCCTATTGGTTGGTTCTTGGCTGATGTTGTCGGGGTGTGGTATTATCGTAAAGGAATTTATATACGGATTTACGGTAAAGTAAGATAA
- a CDS encoding PepSY-like domain-containing protein produces MKKIVFLLVCLFSMTMVKADNDKPIEMNQLPVKAQTFITTYFKDQKVALITQETGLFYKSYDVVFASGEKLEFDKSGDWTEVKCKTVEVPAAIIPEAILKYVKANYPEAKILEIEHDSEGYEIKLSNRLEIKFNNKFQVVDIDD; encoded by the coding sequence ATGAAAAAGATTGTTTTTTTACTCGTATGTTTATTCTCGATGACGATGGTAAAGGCTGATAATGACAAGCCGATTGAGATGAATCAGTTACCGGTGAAGGCGCAAACGTTTATTACGACTTATTTTAAAGATCAGAAAGTGGCATTGATAACACAGGAGACGGGCTTGTTTTACAAGAGTTATGATGTGGTGTTTGCAAGCGGGGAAAAGTTAGAATTCGATAAATCGGGAGATTGGACAGAGGTGAAATGCAAGACGGTTGAAGTTCCTGCTGCCATTATTCCGGAGGCAATACTTAAATATGTGAAGGCCAATTATCCGGAGGCAAAAATTTTAGAGATAGAGCATGATTCGGAAGGATATGAGATCAAATTGTCAAATCGCTTGGAGATTAAATTTAATAATAAGTTTCAGGTAGTGGATATTGATGATTAA
- a CDS encoding linear amide C-N hydrolase — protein MKQKLSITLWVVLTLITFFPRELKACTGITLRAKDGSRIVARTIEWGGSNLNSQYVVVPRGYKQQSYIPGGTTEGMIFTARYGYIGLAVEQEQFVAEGLNEAGLSAGLFYFPQYGKYETYNSKEKASSIADLQLVSWILGSCRTIDEVKESIKKVHVIGIDPRASTAHWRFADTTGRQIVLEIINEKPIFYENKLGVLTNSPSFDWQMTNLNNYVNLIPGMAPSQQLDGVTLTSFGNGSGFLGIPGDITPPSRFIRAAFYQATAPRQETGQQTAIQCFQILNNFDIPIGIEFAPDQTPVDIPSATQWTSATDMTNRIIYYRTMYDSAIRSIDLRKINFARVKYQTEPLDKVNQQPIIPIRIG, from the coding sequence ATGAAACAGAAATTATCAATAACCCTATGGGTGGTATTGACCCTTATCACCTTCTTCCCCAGAGAACTCAAAGCCTGCACTGGAATCACGTTGAGAGCCAAGGATGGTTCCCGCATCGTGGCCCGTACCATAGAATGGGGAGGTAGCAATCTCAATAGCCAATATGTTGTCGTACCAAGAGGATATAAACAACAATCCTACATTCCCGGCGGCACAACAGAAGGGATGATTTTCACGGCTCGCTACGGGTATATCGGGCTAGCCGTGGAGCAAGAACAATTCGTGGCAGAAGGACTGAACGAAGCGGGACTTTCCGCCGGGCTATTTTACTTCCCACAATACGGAAAATATGAAACTTATAATTCCAAAGAAAAAGCATCCAGTATTGCCGACCTACAACTCGTTTCATGGATATTGGGCAGTTGTAGGACAATAGACGAAGTAAAAGAATCCATCAAAAAAGTTCATGTCATCGGTATCGATCCGAGGGCATCTACCGCCCACTGGCGCTTTGCCGACACCACCGGACGCCAGATCGTTCTCGAAATCATCAATGAAAAACCGATCTTTTATGAAAACAAACTAGGTGTACTGACCAACTCCCCAAGTTTTGACTGGCAGATGACAAACCTGAATAACTATGTCAATTTGATTCCCGGTATGGCCCCCTCCCAACAACTGGACGGAGTGACTCTTACATCTTTCGGAAACGGAAGTGGTTTTCTTGGTATACCAGGCGACATCACCCCTCCTTCCCGATTTATCCGTGCCGCTTTCTATCAAGCGACCGCACCACGGCAAGAAACAGGACAACAAACCGCTATCCAATGTTTCCAAATACTGAATAATTTTGACATACCCATCGGAATAGAGTTCGCTCCCGATCAAACTCCCGTTGATATTCCAAGTGCCACGCAATGGACCTCGGCAACCGATATGACGAACCGCATTATTTACTATCGTACCATGTACGATAGCGCCATCCGTAGTATCGATCTCCGTAAGATCAACTTTGCCCGGGTAAAATATCAAACAGAGCCTCTCGACAAAGTAAACCAGCAACCGATAATCCCGATCCGAATCGGATAA
- a CDS encoding AraC family transcriptional regulator, protein MQKGKDTPNSTTIPSLGNFFISMLSKESFIQLFPLHKPQRNDINGLIVIMITAGEGHLKINNKDYPIHPGTLISLLPFHLIENHYLSDNFACKYLSYSFDFMVDFPFVLKSGTSEKIGNKPYLSLTNAEFNHLDEFFVFISHQAARLDHPSREEITKALLFSFIAELSFIYSRQAVLVGTNRQKQIVDDFFRLLHQHHKQERSPSFYADKLCMTSKYLSSILKQTTDCSLYQWITNFSLQEAKVLLRSSDMSIIQISEELNYPNSSFFARFFKKHTGMTPLQFRNNKQVHETSEE, encoded by the coding sequence ATGCAAAAAGGAAAGGATACACCAAACAGCACGACAATCCCCTCTCTTGGAAATTTCTTTATTTCCATGTTAAGCAAAGAATCCTTCATCCAATTATTTCCTCTCCACAAGCCACAACGTAACGACATCAACGGCCTGATCGTCATCATGATTACGGCCGGAGAAGGTCATTTGAAAATCAATAATAAAGACTACCCCATTCACCCCGGCACGTTAATCTCTCTTTTACCTTTCCACCTGATCGAGAATCATTACCTGTCAGACAATTTCGCATGTAAATACCTGTCTTACAGCTTTGATTTCATGGTTGACTTCCCGTTTGTTCTCAAATCGGGGACCTCAGAAAAAATAGGTAACAAACCCTACCTATCCTTAACAAACGCAGAATTCAACCACCTGGACGAATTCTTCGTTTTTATTTCCCACCAGGCAGCCAGACTCGATCATCCCTCCCGGGAAGAGATCACCAAAGCCTTACTTTTCTCCTTTATCGCAGAACTCAGTTTCATTTACTCTCGCCAAGCCGTACTCGTGGGAACCAATCGCCAAAAGCAAATTGTAGACGATTTCTTCCGGCTATTACACCAGCACCACAAACAAGAACGTTCCCCATCGTTCTATGCCGACAAACTTTGCATGACATCGAAATACCTATCGAGCATACTGAAACAAACCACCGATTGCTCCCTCTACCAGTGGATAACGAATTTCAGCCTGCAAGAAGCCAAAGTATTATTGAGATCATCGGATATGAGTATCATCCAAATTTCCGAGGAACTTAACTACCCGAACTCTTCCTTTTTCGCCCGCTTTTTCAAAAAACACACGGGCATGACTCCCCTACAATTCAGAAACAACAAGCAAGTTCATGAAACTTCCGAAGAATGA
- a CDS encoding MFS transporter, with the protein MEQKNSKIYILIVVGMVSALGPFVTDFYLPAFPNLVTCFDTTASRVQLSLTFSMIGLAVGQIFLGPVSDKFGRKRPLVISMFFFVLSSIGCVFSPSVEIFILARFIQGFSGAGGGS; encoded by the coding sequence ATGGAACAGAAAAATTCGAAAATTTACATACTTATTGTTGTCGGAATGGTTTCGGCCCTAGGACCCTTCGTGACGGACTTTTACTTGCCGGCATTTCCCAATTTGGTGACTTGTTTTGATACGACAGCCTCGCGGGTACAGTTAAGCTTGACGTTTAGCATGATCGGGTTGGCCGTGGGACAGATATTTTTGGGTCCGGTGAGTGATAAATTTGGAAGAAAGCGACCGTTAGTGATCTCGATGTTCTTTTTTGTTTTGTCATCGATTGGTTGTGTCTTTTCGCCTAGTGTAGAGATTTTTATTCTGGCTCGTTTTATCCAAGGATTTTCGGGTGCGGGGGGGGGATCGTGA
- a CDS encoding MFS transporter — protein MISKSIATDLYGGKDLAKFFSMLACVQGLAPICAPVLGGLLLLVTNWRGIFGVLVLIGILLLLVLLRFHDSLSKENRLQGELKERFVYYKEVLQHRKFMYFVLIQVLGMGVMFSYIASSPFVFQEHYHLSPVMYSVCFACNAVAIMLGSLSVVRFRSNEHALRVGVWGFMFLCCCTGASLCMELSVIIIEIVFFLFLFFLGIILPTSTTLALNLERQNSGTASAILGFLTFLGGGIVSPLTGMGNILYSTSAIMFVCCVLILFCTWKVLKMAKR, from the coding sequence GTGATTTCCAAGTCGATAGCAACTGATTTGTACGGGGGAAAGGATTTGGCGAAATTCTTTTCCATGCTGGCTTGCGTGCAGGGATTAGCTCCGATTTGTGCGCCTGTGTTGGGAGGGCTGTTGTTATTGGTGACGAATTGGCGAGGAATATTCGGGGTACTGGTGTTAATCGGGATATTGTTGTTGCTGGTTTTGTTAAGGTTTCATGATTCTTTGTCTAAAGAGAACCGGTTACAAGGGGAGTTGAAGGAGCGTTTTGTTTATTATAAAGAGGTGTTGCAGCATCGGAAATTCATGTATTTCGTGTTGATTCAAGTCTTGGGAATGGGCGTGATGTTTTCATATATCGCATCTTCTCCGTTCGTTTTTCAGGAACATTACCATCTTTCTCCTGTTATGTATAGCGTTTGTTTTGCCTGCAATGCCGTGGCAATTATGCTGGGTAGTCTGAGTGTGGTTCGTTTCCGGTCGAATGAACATGCTTTGCGAGTGGGTGTATGGGGATTTATGTTTCTGTGTTGTTGCACCGGGGCGTCTCTCTGTATGGAATTATCCGTTATCATTATTGAGATTGTCTTTTTCCTGTTTCTCTTTTTCTTGGGTATTATACTGCCGACTTCCACGACGCTGGCTTTGAATCTGGAAAGACAGAATTCGGGAACGGCCTCTGCAATCCTCGGTTTTTTGACCTTTTTGGGAGGAGGGATTGTTTCTCCTTTAACGGGTATGGGAAATATTCTTTACTCGACGAGTGCTATTATGTTCGTGTGTTGCGTGTTGATTCTGTTTTGTACCTGGAAGGTGTTGAAAATGGCAAAGAGGTAG
- the mtnA gene encoding S-methyl-5-thioribose-1-phosphate isomerase, with protein sequence MSNIFDIVTARADYEQGAVVIIDQTQLPGREVYLALKTPEEIWEAIYLLKVRGAPAIGVAAAYGISVCMQKVNEVDDFYREFARVKNYLASSRPTAVNLFTALERMEVALLKCQGAGVEVLKRVLREEAEAIRREDAAACRKIGEYGLSLLKPGMGLLTHCNAGHLAVSEYGTALAPIYLGQEQGFGFSVFADETRPLLQGARLTAFELQKAGVDVTLICDNMTSSVMKQGWVQAVLVGCDRVAANGDTANKIGTSGVAVLAKYYGIPFYVLGPTSTIDMDCPTGKEIKIEERDPAEVTEKWYTRRMAPEGIHVYNPAFDVTSAELITAIITEKGIAYPPFRDKFRGWKECK encoded by the coding sequence ATGAGTAATATATTTGATATAGTGACCGCACGTGCAGATTATGAGCAGGGTGCAGTGGTGATTATTGACCAGACGCAACTTCCGGGACGGGAAGTTTATTTGGCGTTGAAAACTCCGGAGGAAATTTGGGAGGCCATTTATTTGTTAAAGGTAAGGGGTGCGCCTGCCATTGGGGTGGCTGCTGCTTACGGGATTTCCGTGTGTATGCAAAAGGTGAATGAGGTTGATGATTTCTACCGGGAGTTTGCAAGGGTGAAGAATTATCTGGCATCTTCCCGGCCTACGGCGGTAAATTTGTTTACGGCATTGGAGCGAATGGAAGTTGCGTTGTTGAAGTGTCAAGGTGCTGGGGTGGAAGTTTTGAAACGAGTCTTGCGGGAAGAGGCCGAGGCGATTCGGAGAGAAGATGCGGCGGCGTGCCGGAAAATTGGAGAATATGGATTGTCACTGCTGAAACCGGGAATGGGCTTGCTCACGCATTGTAATGCGGGGCATCTGGCGGTTTCGGAGTACGGTACGGCTTTGGCTCCGATTTATTTGGGACAGGAACAAGGATTCGGTTTTTCGGTTTTTGCCGATGAAACCCGCCCGTTATTGCAAGGAGCGAGGTTGACGGCCTTCGAATTGCAAAAAGCAGGAGTGGATGTGACTTTGATATGTGATAATATGACCTCTTCGGTGATGAAACAGGGATGGGTACAGGCCGTGCTGGTTGGGTGTGACCGGGTGGCAGCCAATGGAGACACGGCAAATAAAATCGGTACTTCGGGGGTGGCCGTGTTGGCTAAATATTATGGAATTCCGTTTTACGTGTTGGGGCCGACGTCTACCATTGATATGGATTGTCCCACGGGCAAAGAGATTAAAATTGAGGAACGTGATCCAGCAGAGGTGACTGAGAAATGGTATACCCGAAGGATGGCTCCCGAGGGGATTCACGTGTATAATCCAGCCTTTGACGTGACTTCTGCCGAGTTAATCACGGCTATTATCACGGAGAAAGGGATCGCTTACCCCCCGTTTCGTGACAAATTCCGGGGATGGAAAGAATGTAAATGA